agatcaaggaatatttatccaaaccacctgttctggtcccaccagaacctggGAAAActctgctactctatttatctaTACTGGATAGGGCTTTCGGCTGTGTCTTAGGACAACATGACGAGACGGTAAGAAAGGTACAAGCCATATAAtatctaagtaagaagttcacatcctacgaagcacgatattctttgctggagcgcacctgctgcgctttgacgtggatagctcagaagttgaggcactacttctgttcctacaccacatatctcatatcaagaatggatccgttaaaatacatcttccagaaacccatgcctatgaGAAAATTGGCAAAATGGAAGATACTACTGAGTGAGTTCGagatcatctatgtaactcagaaggcggtcaaagggcaagcattggcagatcatCTGGTAGAAAATCCCGTgggtggagaatacgaaccactgaaaacgtattttcccgatgaagaggtatcattcgtaggagaataTATCACTGAAACCTATgacggttggagaatgttctttgatggagctgcaaacttcaaaggagtaggcaTTGGAGCAGTTTTAGTGTTAGAAATaggtcaacactatccagtatccgcaaagctcaggtttccatgtaccaataatatggcagaatatgaggcctacatcttggggctcaagttggccattgacatgaacgttcaggaattgCTGGTATTTGAAGATTAAGACAttttggtacatcaggttctaggagactgggctacaaagaataccaaaatattgccatatttgtactatgtacaagagtggatgaagagattcacaaaaatagagttcaaacatgttccgagaatctagaatgagttcgcagatgcgttgGGCACTCTATCTTCCacgatacaacacccagacaagaacttCATCGATCCTATTCCAGTAGGGATCCATAATCAATcaacttattgtgctcatgttgaagaagaaactgacgggaatccatggtttcataac
This region of Nicotiana tomentosiformis chromosome 4, ASM39032v3, whole genome shotgun sequence genomic DNA includes:
- the LOC138909513 gene encoding uncharacterized protein, whose translation is MLKKKAATSWIEECQKAFDKIKEYLSKPPVLVPPEPGKTLLLYLSILDRAFGCVLGQHDETKPMPMRKLAKWKILLSEFEIIYVTQKAVKGQALADHLVENPVGGEYEPLKTYFPDEEVSFVGEYITETYDGWRMFFDGAANFKGVGIGAVLVLEIGQHYPVSAKLRFPCTNNMAEYEAYILGLKLAIDMNVQELLVFED